Part of the Micromonospora rhizosphaerae genome is shown below.
AACTCCCGGTAAGCGGTCGCGAGCGCATCGGCAAGGGCCGCCACGTCGCCTCGGGGAATGACCCAGCCGCTGCTCTCGTCCACGGTCTCCGGCAGTCCGCCGGCATCGCTGACGATGCTCGGCACGCCCATCGCGCTCGCGCCGACCGCGGCCCCGTGGCCCTCCGACAGCGAAGGGCTGACGCTGACGTCCGCGGCGATGTAACAGGGTCGGACATCGGCCACCGTGTCCAGCCATGTCACGGTCCGGTCGTCCGTGACGCCGAACTGGTTGATCAGGTCCCGGCGGTGGGCCTCACCGGCGGGCCCCCATCCGCCACCCACCAGCAGCAGGTGGGCCCCGGGGTGTTCGGCCCGGAAGCGCCGCCACGCTTCCAGCAGGATGTCGTGGCCCTTGATGCCCCGGCCCCGATGGACCAGACGCCTGGGCGGGTACACAAAGGCGACCATGACCGCGACGAAGGCATCCTGGGCGATGCCCAGGTCGGCCCGCGCCTTGGCGCGACGGTCGGCTGGAGCCCCGTCATCCGTTGCGGCGGTCGAGTCAGCGGTTCGATCCGGGGCGAAGTGCTCGATGTCGATGCCGTACGTAGCCACCGGCCGTCGGTCGGCCGGGCACCCAAGGGCTCCGTACAGCGCTGACGTGTGTTCCGTGCCGCAGATGATCACGTGGTCGAGCCGCCACATCAGCCGTTCCACCGCGTGGATCAGGGGAGACTCGAGGTAGAGCGGTCCCGCGACGCCGTGTATCCGCCGTAGCGGCAGCGCCAGGGTGCTCAGCCGCGCCGCGAGCGCTGACGCGTAGAGGTGGTACTGGACGGCGTCCGGCCGGAGCCGGCGCAGCAGCTTCCGCAGTTCCCACAGGCCGCGCAGGGTCGCCGCGGTCTTCCGGAAGGAGAAGGTGAAGGGCGAAGCGATCACCTCGAAGTCGCGTCGCTGCAGTTCCGCGGTCAGGCGTCCGGGGCCAGGCGGGATGATCAGCGTCACCTGGTGCCCTCGACGACGAAGTTCCTCTATCTGCGGAAGGACCCACAATCCTCCGCTGTTTGTCTTCAGCAGGACGACCACCCGCAACGGACGGTGTGCCGGTTCCTCCCGGCGGGGGGTGACCCCGGGGCCGGACCGTACCCCGGCCCCCGGACGCGGGGCCTCGGCGGAGGGCTCGGGCCTGGGCGAGGGGCGACGGGCGTGGGTGGACATGGGGGCTCCAATCTGGATCGGGTAGGGCACCGGGCGGCCTGTTGGTGTGCCGCCCGGTGAGGCGCTCGGCCGGTGGTGAGCCGGTGTCTCGGCATCGGCGGAGTCCCAGTGGGCTGGGCGGTCAGTGGGCCGCACGCATCGCTGAGAACAACTCGAGCACCCGCTTGACCAGGTCATGCCGGACGGCTAACCCGGCAATATCCATCAAACGTTCCTAAACCGGATGTTCCGGAGCAGAGTAAGGCTACGGCCGCCAGGCGTGGGTGTCTCCGGAATGAGCAAACCGGACGGTGCGGGACGTGGGCCGC
Proteins encoded:
- a CDS encoding glycosyltransferase, which gives rise to MVVLLKTNSGGLWVLPQIEELRRRGHQVTLIIPPGPGRLTAELQRRDFEVIASPFTFSFRKTAATLRGLWELRKLLRRLRPDAVQYHLYASALAARLSTLALPLRRIHGVAGPLYLESPLIHAVERLMWRLDHVIICGTEHTSALYGALGCPADRRPVATYGIDIEHFAPDRTADSTAATDDGAPADRRAKARADLGIAQDAFVAVMVAFVYPPRRLVHRGRGIKGHDILLEAWRRFRAEHPGAHLLLVGGGWGPAGEAHRRDLINQFGVTDDRTVTWLDTVADVRPCYIAADVSVSPSLSEGHGAAVGASAMGVPSIVSDAGGLPETVDESSGWVIPRGDVAALADALATAYREFEAGQLAARGERARQRAVDLFDECATAVLVADVIEDSVLHR